A region of Amblyraja radiata isolate CabotCenter1 chromosome 22, sAmbRad1.1.pri, whole genome shotgun sequence DNA encodes the following proteins:
- the cdip1 gene encoding cell death-inducing p53-target protein 1 isoform X2, translated as MRWSGSDRSFHSHHRDPHDGGGGGCGRPERGQCQKNHLLRTQGGLLLHCLKRREDNLHKQICLVSAGYMLPPTAPPATIQPQGYFIPPEVGPPPYELTPQPGFIPLHTPAEGGMPMPPHGYYPAAGHYPPPGHFVPPGPYAPAPGHYPPLSGQTATVIVPPGAATTVTVLQGEMFQAAPVQTVCPHCQQAITTKITYELGLLNTLFCLFCCFMGCDLGCCLIPCLIDDLKDVMHTCPNCKAYIYTYKRVC; from the exons ATGCGGTGGAGCGGCAGCGACAGAAGCTTCCACTCACACCACCGCGACCCACAcgacggcggcggcggcggctgtggACGCCCGGAGAG GGGACAATGTCAGAAGAACCACCTCCTCCGTACCCAGGGGGGCCTTCTGCTCCACTGCTTGAAGAGAAGGGAGGACAATCTGCACAAACAG ATTTGTTTAGTTTCTGCAGGGTATATGTTGCCTCCTACTGCTCCTCCTGCCACCATTCAACCTCAAGGATATTTTATCCCACCAGAGGTTGGACCACCTCCGTATGAGCTAACGCCACAACCAGGATTTATACCACTTCATACACCTGCAGAAGGTGGTATGCCAATGCCACCACATG GTTACTACCCAGCTGCAGGGCATTACCCACCTCCGGGTCACTTTGTACCCCCAGGTCCCTATGCGCCCGCTCCTGGGCACTATCCCCCTCTCAGTGGACAAACAGCAACTGTTATAGTTCCCCCTGGTGCAGCAACAACAGTGACCGTACTGCAGGGGGAGATGTTTCAAGCTGCACCTGTGCAGACTGTGTGCCCTCATTGCCAGCAGGCCATCACAACCAAGATCACTTATGAACTAGGCTTGCTCAATACTTTATTCTGTCTCTTCTGCTGTTTTATGGG GTGCGATTTGGGCTGCTGCTTAATCCCATGCTTGATAGATGACCTGAAGGATGTAATGCATACTTGTCCAAACTGTAAAgcctacatatatacatacaagcGTGTGTGTTAA
- the cdip1 gene encoding cell death-inducing p53-target protein 1 isoform X1, with amino-acid sequence MSEEPPPPYPGGPSAPLLEEKGGQSAQTVSAGYMLPPTAPPATIQPQGYFIPPEVGPPPYELTPQPGFIPLHTPAEGGMPMPPHGYYPAAGHYPPPGHFVPPGPYAPAPGHYPPLSGQTATVIVPPGAATTVTVLQGEMFQAAPVQTVCPHCQQAITTKITYELGLLNTLFCLFCCFMGCDLGCCLIPCLIDDLKDVMHTCPNCKAYIYTYKRVC; translated from the exons ATGTCAGAAGAACCACCTCCTCCGTACCCAGGGGGGCCTTCTGCTCCACTGCTTGAAGAGAAGGGAGGACAATCTGCACAAACAG TTTCTGCAGGGTATATGTTGCCTCCTACTGCTCCTCCTGCCACCATTCAACCTCAAGGATATTTTATCCCACCAGAGGTTGGACCACCTCCGTATGAGCTAACGCCACAACCAGGATTTATACCACTTCATACACCTGCAGAAGGTGGTATGCCAATGCCACCACATG GTTACTACCCAGCTGCAGGGCATTACCCACCTCCGGGTCACTTTGTACCCCCAGGTCCCTATGCGCCCGCTCCTGGGCACTATCCCCCTCTCAGTGGACAAACAGCAACTGTTATAGTTCCCCCTGGTGCAGCAACAACAGTGACCGTACTGCAGGGGGAGATGTTTCAAGCTGCACCTGTGCAGACTGTGTGCCCTCATTGCCAGCAGGCCATCACAACCAAGATCACTTATGAACTAGGCTTGCTCAATACTTTATTCTGTCTCTTCTGCTGTTTTATGGG GTGCGATTTGGGCTGCTGCTTAATCCCATGCTTGATAGATGACCTGAAGGATGTAATGCATACTTGTCCAAACTGTAAAgcctacatatatacatacaagcGTGTGTGTTAA
- the polr3k gene encoding DNA-directed RNA polymerase III subunit RPC10 yields the protein MLLFCPTCGNVLIVEEGQKCYRFACNTCPYVHNITRKITNRKYPKLKEVDDVLGGAAAWENVDSTAETCPKCEHPRAYFMQIQTRSADEPMTTFYKCCKLVCGHRWRD from the exons ATGCTGCTCTTCTGTCCCACCTGCGGCAACGTCCTCATCGTGGAGGAAGGGCAGAAGTGTTACCGGTTCGcctgcaacacctgcccctatgTCCACAACATCACCCGgaaa ATAACCAACAGAAAATATCCTAAGCTGAAAGAAGTTGATGATGTGTTAGGTGGTGCTGCAGCTTGGGAAAATGTGGACTCTACAGCAG AAACCTGTCCCAAATGTGAACATCCTCGGGCATATTTTATGCAAATACAAACCCGATCTGCTGATGAACCTATGACCACATTTTACAAGTGCTGTAAACTAGTATGCGGACATCGGTGGAGAGATTAA